From Candidatus Atelocyanobacterium thalassa isolate ALOHA, a single genomic window includes:
- the nusG gene encoding transcription termination/antitermination protein NusG, producing MDHTYNLSSDLEEFSDVQKPVVRWYAVQVASGCEKRVKSNLEQRVQTLDTAGNILQIQIPKAPTIKVRKDGSRQQGEEKVFPGYILVKMIMDDDTWLVIKSTPNVINFVGSEQRRASGRGRGHVKPLPLSPSEVERIFRQTERSEPIIKIDMEVGDKIVVLSGPFKDFEGEVVEVSSERNKLRALLSIFGRDTPVELEFNQVEKQN from the coding sequence ATGGATCATACTTATAATCTTTCATCAGATTTAGAAGAATTTTCAGATGTACAGAAACCTGTTGTTCGCTGGTATGCTGTACAAGTAGCTTCTGGTTGTGAAAAACGAGTAAAAAGTAATTTGGAACAACGAGTTCAGACCTTGGACACAGCTGGAAATATATTACAAATCCAGATCCCAAAAGCGCCAACAATCAAAGTTCGTAAAGATGGTAGTCGTCAACAGGGAGAAGAAAAAGTATTCCCTGGTTACATACTAGTCAAAATGATTATGGATGACGATACTTGGTTGGTCATAAAAAGTACCCCCAATGTAATTAATTTTGTTGGATCTGAACAACGTCGAGCCTCTGGTAGAGGACGTGGGCATGTAAAACCTCTTCCCCTTAGTCCATCAGAAGTAGAACGAATTTTCAGACAAACAGAACGATCAGAACCTATCATTAAAATTGATATGGAGGTTGGTGACAAAATTGTGGTACTTTCGGGTCCATTTAAAGACTTCGAGGGAGAAGTGGTAGAAGTTAGTTCTGAAAGGAATAAACTAAGAGCGTTACTTTCAATTTTTGGAAGAGATACCCCGGTTGAACTAGAATTTAATCAAGTTGAGAAGCAAAATTAG
- a CDS encoding phosphomannose isomerase type II C-terminal cupin domain, whose translation MVQMKKNKIDDTVVIPFSSTNTENLLTEKRPWGSFTTLEEGPGYKIKRIEVNPGHRLSLQMHYHRSEHWIVVSGTAKVTCGDKEKILGANESTYVPQCTSHRLENPGVIKLILIEVQNGEYLGEDDIVRFQDDYSRHK comes from the coding sequence ATGGTTCAAATGAAAAAAAATAAGATAGATGATACTGTTGTAATTCCTTTTTCTTCAACTAATACAGAGAATTTGTTAACAGAAAAACGCCCTTGGGGATCATTTACAACTTTAGAAGAAGGGCCAGGTTATAAAATCAAAAGAATAGAAGTTAATCCAGGGCACAGACTTAGTCTACAAATGCATTATCATCGTAGCGAGCATTGGATAGTAGTTTCTGGAACAGCTAAGGTAACCTGTGGAGATAAAGAAAAAATTTTAGGTGCAAATGAGTCTACTTATGTACCCCAATGCACCTCGCATCGATTAGAAAATCCAGGGGTAATAAAACTAATTTTAATTGAAGTCCAAAATGGCGAATATTTGGGAGAAGATGATATTGTTCGTTTTCAGGACGATTACTCACGTCATAAATAG
- the secE gene encoding preprotein translocase subunit SecE — protein sequence MTRKEESERDLKQARGDTKVKNFVIDTREELAKIVWPSRQQLLSESAAVILMVSLVATVIYLVDNFFTWGSGKVF from the coding sequence GTGACAAGAAAAGAAGAATCTGAAAGAGATTTAAAACAAGCTAGAGGCGATACCAAAGTAAAAAACTTCGTGATTGACACGAGGGAAGAGTTGGCTAAGATTGTTTGGCCCTCAAGACAGCAGTTATTGAGTGAATCTGCTGCTGTTATTTTAATGGTAAGTCTTGTAGCAACCGTGATTTATCTCGTAGATAATTTCTTTACTTGGGGATCAGGGAAGGTATTTTAA
- the psaC gene encoding photosystem I iron-sulfur center protein PsaC, producing the protein MSHKVKIYDTCVGCTQCVRACPLDVLEMVPWNGCKAGEIAASPRTEDCVGCKRCETACPTDFLSIRVYLGAETSRSMGLAY; encoded by the coding sequence ATGTCACATAAAGTTAAAATCTACGATACCTGCGTCGGATGTACTCAGTGTGTCCGCGCCTGTCCTCTAGATGTACTAGAGATGGTTCCATGGAATGGTTGTAAAGCAGGTGAAATTGCTGCTTCTCCCCGTACAGAAGATTGTGTAGGTTGTAAGCGCTGTGAAACAGCTTGCCCTACTGATTTCTTGAGTATTCGTGTTTACCTTGGAGCAGAGACCAGTCGGAGTATGGGTTTAGCTTACTAA
- a CDS encoding DNA-directed RNA polymerase subunit omega, translating into MLKKYSFDSSQIMYCSQELLDAAPNRYRITVQVATRAKRRRYEEFDNIDNAHMKPAVRAIIEMSDELNQPEIISDVRD; encoded by the coding sequence ATGCTAAAAAAATATTCTTTTGATTCTTCCCAAATCATGTACTGTTCACAAGAGCTACTTGATGCGGCACCTAATCGTTATCGTATAACAGTACAAGTTGCTACTAGAGCAAAGCGTCGTCGTTATGAAGAATTTGATAATATTGATAATGCCCATATGAAACCAGCAGTTCGGGCTATTATCGAAATGTCAGACGAGCTAAATCAGCCAGAAATCATCAGTGATGTAAGAGATTAA
- a CDS encoding glycosyltransferase, with product MKKLYFLVPGTDKTFFCGGLVAELKILNLAKEICNSELVTYRQREIDTLFLDDILKQDTRDIIFIISWGFDIPKLIKRLKGHNIVYHAHSSGYGFNIPSYIPIITVSHNTMGYWGQKAPHSPIYYLPNQISDEFCNLNLTRDIDVLVQKRKSSRYLLEQLVPRLESRCKVVLITNFVEDITKLFNHSKVYLYDSAEYWGQQNVSEGFGLQPMEAMACGCQVFSSLNGGLSDYLDPEFNCQKIAVYSTDYDVLRILKAIDNPNPNIVSDPSQMLINYRSKKIIERLEVILNQINLFFDHKSNFASDIKNLQKTTKIKTLTKKVWSKLKSYKV from the coding sequence ATGAAAAAGCTATATTTCTTGGTACCGGGGACAGATAAGACTTTTTTTTGTGGTGGACTCGTTGCAGAATTAAAAATTTTAAATTTAGCAAAAGAAATTTGCAATTCAGAGTTGGTAACTTACAGGCAAAGAGAAATAGATACATTGTTTCTAGATGATATTTTAAAACAAGACACTAGAGATATTATTTTTATAATTAGTTGGGGATTCGATATTCCTAAATTGATTAAGAGACTGAAGGGACATAACATAGTATATCATGCTCATAGTAGCGGTTATGGATTCAATATTCCTTCATATATTCCTATAATAACAGTGAGCCACAACACAATGGGATATTGGGGACAGAAAGCACCTCATTCTCCAATTTATTATTTACCGAATCAGATCTCAGATGAATTTTGTAATTTAAATTTAACAAGAGATATCGACGTTTTAGTACAAAAAAGAAAATCATCTAGATATTTGTTAGAACAATTAGTTCCTCGACTAGAAAGTAGATGCAAAGTAGTTTTAATAACAAATTTTGTTGAAGATATTACAAAACTTTTTAATCATTCAAAAGTTTATCTTTATGATTCAGCAGAGTACTGGGGACAACAAAATGTAAGTGAAGGATTTGGCTTACAACCCATGGAAGCCATGGCTTGTGGTTGCCAAGTTTTTTCAAGTTTAAATGGGGGTCTTTCTGACTATTTAGATCCAGAATTTAATTGCCAAAAAATTGCTGTCTATTCCACAGATTATGATGTATTACGCATTCTTAAAGCCATCGACAATCCGAACCCAAATATAGTAAGTGATCCATCCCAAATGCTAATAAATTATCGAAGTAAAAAAATTATTGAACGTTTGGAAGTTATTCTGAATCAAATTAATTTATTTTTTGACCATAAATCTAATTTTGCAAGTGATATTAAAAACTTACAAAAAACGACAAAAATTAAAACCTTGACAAAAAAAGTTTGGAGTAAATTAAAGAGTTACAAGGTTTAA